A window from Pokkaliibacter sp. MBI-7 encodes these proteins:
- a CDS encoding tRNA pseudouridine(13) synthase TruD — MSLLPDWRYAVSMPAVQGQLKVSPEDFVVIEELGFEPEGQGEHLYVWVEKRELNTDDAARVLAKWLKLPLRAVSYSGMKDRNARTSQWFSLHLPGKSMPDIAGFQHENMRILRCVRHSRKLKRGMHLRNHFEIHLHQLRGEVGSLAERLQRIGLEGVPNYFGEQRFGREGYNLQMVERLFAGELDRLSPYKRGLFLSTARSFIFNQVLSERIAAGSWTTLLSGEAVYDQANNTVSIVEQVSEGLLSACAMGQVGPTGPLWGKGYGCRSVCESFEQDVISPWLAWCTGLESFGLHHERRALQLRPVNVQSDLRDDRLSLSFSLPRGGFATSVIRELCVVHAQSDAG, encoded by the coding sequence ATGAGTTTGTTACCTGATTGGCGCTATGCCGTATCGATGCCAGCAGTGCAGGGGCAGCTTAAAGTTTCTCCTGAGGACTTTGTAGTTATTGAGGAGCTGGGGTTTGAGCCTGAAGGGCAGGGCGAACACCTTTATGTCTGGGTTGAAAAACGGGAACTCAATACAGATGATGCTGCACGAGTATTAGCCAAGTGGCTCAAGTTGCCGCTGCGTGCTGTCAGCTATTCAGGCATGAAGGATCGTAATGCTCGGACTAGTCAGTGGTTCAGTCTTCATCTGCCTGGCAAAAGCATGCCAGATATAGCAGGCTTTCAGCACGAGAACATGCGTATCCTGCGCTGTGTGCGTCACAGTCGTAAGCTGAAACGTGGGATGCATCTACGCAATCATTTTGAGATTCACCTGCATCAGTTGAGAGGTGAGGTGGGCTCCTTAGCAGAGCGCTTGCAACGCATTGGCCTTGAAGGTGTTCCGAATTATTTTGGTGAGCAGCGCTTTGGGCGAGAGGGCTATAACCTGCAGATGGTTGAGCGGTTATTTGCGGGGGAGCTGGATCGATTATCACCTTATAAGCGCGGGTTGTTTCTATCTACAGCGCGGAGTTTTATTTTTAATCAGGTACTGAGCGAGCGCATAGCTGCTGGCTCCTGGACTACGCTGTTGTCGGGTGAGGCTGTTTATGATCAGGCGAACAATACGGTCTCTATTGTCGAGCAGGTCAGTGAGGGGTTGCTGAGTGCGTGTGCAATGGGACAAGTGGGGCCGACGGGGCCGCTATGGGGTAAGGGATACGGATGCCGCAGTGTCTGTGAGTCATTTGAGCAGGACGTCATATCGCCATGGCTAGCCTGGTGTACCGGTCTTGAGTCTTTCGGTCTTCACCATGAGCGACGAGCGCTACAGTTGCGTCCGGTTAACGTCCAGTCTGATCTGAGGGATGACCGCCTGAGTCTGTCTTTCAGCTTGCCCCGTGGTGGTTTTGCTACCTCGGTGATACGTGAATTGTGCGTTGTGCATGCTCAGTCGGATGCTGGATAA
- the ftsB gene encoding cell division protein FtsB, whose translation MKRLVLVLLLLCAGLQYRLWWGEGSLPDLWALKDSIQQQRQLNERLEHRNNLLEAEVDDLKQGMAAIEERARSELGMIREGETYYLLLEPEKQP comes from the coding sequence ATGAAGCGTCTGGTACTTGTCCTGTTGCTGCTCTGTGCAGGATTGCAATATCGACTCTGGTGGGGAGAGGGGAGTTTGCCGGACCTCTGGGCTCTGAAAGACTCTATACAGCAGCAGCGGCAACTTAACGAGCGTTTGGAACATCGTAACAATTTACTCGAAGCTGAAGTGGATGATCTCAAACAAGGTATGGCTGCCATTGAAGAGCGGGCACGCAGTGAGTTGGGCATGATTCGGGAAGGTGAGACCTATTATTTGTTGTTGGAGCCAGAAAAGCAGCCATGA
- the rnhB gene encoding ribonuclease HII, with protein sequence MQMSMIFAGGLVAGVDEVGRGPLFGDVVTAAVILDPNKPIAGLADSKKLSEGRRERLYEQICADALSYAIASASVAEIDELNILNATMLAMQRAIAALHIKPDYVIVDGNRCPQLNIPCEAVVGGDAKVEAISAASILAKVSRDRAMKEWAVTYPGYGLEQHKGYPTVSHLQALRALGPTALHRRSFAPVKKLLSDTLP encoded by the coding sequence ATGCAGATGAGCATGATCTTTGCTGGTGGTTTAGTGGCTGGTGTTGATGAGGTGGGGCGTGGTCCTTTATTTGGTGATGTAGTGACCGCCGCCGTTATTCTTGATCCCAACAAGCCAATTGCCGGTCTGGCGGACTCAAAGAAACTGAGTGAAGGGCGACGTGAGCGGCTTTATGAGCAGATTTGTGCCGACGCGTTAAGCTACGCTATCGCTTCTGCATCGGTTGCAGAAATTGATGAGCTGAATATTCTCAATGCCACTATGCTTGCCATGCAGCGTGCAATTGCCGCTCTGCACATCAAGCCTGACTATGTCATAGTTGATGGTAATCGCTGCCCTCAACTGAATATTCCCTGTGAGGCTGTCGTCGGTGGTGATGCTAAGGTCGAAGCGATCAGTGCTGCCTCTATTCTGGCAAAAGTCAGTCGTGACCGAGCTATGAAAGAGTGGGCAGTAACCTACCCTGGCTATGGGCTAGAACAGCATAAAGGCTACCCCACAGTCAGTCATTTGCAAGCGTTAAGAGCCCTCGGCCCTACGGCTTTACATCGGCGCAGCTTTGCTCCCGTGAAAAAACTCTTGTCGGATACGCTGCCGTAG
- a CDS encoding acetyl-CoA carboxylase carboxyltransferase subunit alpha codes for MNPNYLDFEQPIADLQAKIDELRLVSSSNDFNITEEIAKLEEKSASLTEQVFSNLSDWQITQLSRHPLRPYTLDYIKNIFTDFDELHGDRHFADDAAIVGGIARLDDEPVMIIGQQKGRDVREKVRRNFGMPRPEGYRKALRLMEMAERFNLPILTFIDTPGAWPGIDAEERGQSEAIAFNLAVMSRLNTPIISTVIGEGGSGGALAIGVCDRLLMLEYSVYSVISPEGCASILWKSAEKASEAAKAMGMTAGRLQELGFVDRLIDEPLGGSHRNPRLMAANLKLALQETLGELRGLTQEELLEQRYERLMNFGSFE; via the coding sequence ATGAACCCAAACTATCTGGATTTTGAACAGCCTATTGCTGATCTTCAGGCTAAAATCGACGAACTGCGTCTGGTGAGCAGCAGCAATGACTTCAACATCACAGAAGAGATTGCCAAGCTGGAAGAAAAGAGCGCCAGCCTGACAGAGCAGGTATTTTCCAACCTGAGTGACTGGCAGATAACCCAGTTATCACGGCATCCTCTACGTCCTTACACGCTGGACTACATCAAGAACATTTTTACTGATTTTGATGAGCTGCATGGTGACCGTCACTTCGCTGACGATGCTGCGATTGTTGGTGGCATTGCACGATTGGACGATGAGCCGGTTATGATTATTGGCCAACAGAAAGGTCGTGACGTTCGTGAGAAAGTACGTCGCAACTTCGGTATGCCTCGCCCTGAAGGATACCGCAAAGCATTGCGTCTGATGGAAATGGCTGAACGGTTTAATCTGCCCATCCTGACCTTTATCGACACTCCCGGAGCCTGGCCTGGTATTGACGCAGAAGAGCGTGGGCAGAGTGAGGCCATCGCCTTCAATCTTGCGGTGATGTCGCGTCTCAATACCCCAATCATTTCTACTGTTATTGGTGAGGGGGGCTCTGGTGGCGCTCTGGCTATTGGTGTGTGTGACCGCCTGCTGATGCTGGAATATTCTGTCTATTCAGTTATTTCTCCTGAAGGCTGTGCTTCTATCCTGTGGAAAAGTGCAGAGAAGGCGTCGGAAGCCGCTAAGGCAATGGGGATGACTGCGGGTCGTCTTCAGGAGTTGGGTTTCGTTGACCGCTTGATTGATGAGCCACTGGGTGGCAGTCACCGTAATCCTCGTCTGATGGCAGCTAATCTCAAGCTGGCCTTGCAGGAAACCTTGGGCGAGCTGCGGGGGCTGACGCAGGAAGAGCTGCTGGAGCAGCGCTATGAGCGGCTGATGAATTTTGGCTCTTTCGAATAA
- the dnaE gene encoding DNA polymerase III subunit alpha, with product MTTPAFVHLRVHSEFSLVDGLVRVKDLVNASRDKGMPAVALTDRSNGCAFVKFYKAAKGAGIKPICGCDIWLEAEVAGEPPARMLLLIQNKQGYANLLELISQSFQLNQQNGIAIVKREWLAEKNAGLIALSAGAYGEIGIALNAGKQADAERMLQFWLGVFADRFYLEVQRTGRKGEENCLHACVALAEKFQVPLVATNDVVFIKEDDFEAHEARVSINQSMTLADPRRPKLYSQQQYLRSADEMAELFADLPEALENSVAIARRCNIDIQLGTYFLPDYPIPEGETINSFFSRISHEGLEWRLQSLLDANDPEYAQKKQLYVERLDFELNTINQMGFPGYFLIVMDFIQWGKDNGIPVGPGRGSGAGSLVAYALKITDLDPLKYDLLFERFLNPERVSMPDFDIDFCMDNRDRVIDYVANRYGRNAVSQIITFGTMAAKAVVRDVARVQGRPFSLGDKLSKLIPFEVGMTLKKAWEQEEALRDFVNGDEEAQEIMEMAYKLEGITRNVGKHAGGVVIAPTKLSDFAPLYCEADGSGLVTQYDKGDVEEAGLVKFDFLGLRTLTIINWALETINAIHAKQGKAPLDIARIDLEDGETYKLMQRGDTTAVFQLESRGMKELIKRLLPSCFEDIIALVALFRPGPLQSGMVDDFINRKHGRAELAWPHPDYQLESLKPVLEPTYGIILYQEQVMQIPQVMAGYTLGGADLLRRAMGKKKPEEMAKQRSVFLDGCASNNISLDLAGNIFDLVEKFAGYGFNKSHSAAYALVSYQTAWLKRHYPAPFMAAVLSADMHNLDKVVILIEECRNMKLALVLPDVNASDFMFTVNDKGEVVYGLGAIKGVGEGPIEAIVEARRSGGAFTDLFDFCERVGAKKLNKRVLEALIRSGALDKLGPSRAVLWAAIGDALQAADQQARNSDSGVFDLFGDVIAANDHNTLYSSYLSLEEWPDKERLNGEKDTLGLFVTGHPIDAYEHELKGMVKVRLADLKPSRESQLLAGLVVGVRTMKSKKGETLAFVTLDDRTGRVEVSVFGELYHQHREVLGKDAVILIEGDVSQDDFSGGLRVRAKRLLSIEEARARHAKHLELKLSCEGLQAREIQAIQAMLAPYRDQEGNQIRIHYKQQEAEAFVVCGESWRVKVADELLLSLTSQLGKQSVKLVYR from the coding sequence ATGACTACACCGGCATTTGTGCATCTGCGTGTTCACTCAGAATTTTCCCTTGTTGATGGTTTGGTCAGGGTCAAGGATCTGGTCAATGCCTCCAGGGACAAGGGGATGCCTGCTGTTGCCTTGACTGATCGCTCCAATGGCTGCGCTTTCGTCAAATTCTACAAAGCTGCCAAAGGGGCGGGAATCAAGCCGATTTGTGGTTGTGATATTTGGCTTGAGGCTGAGGTAGCGGGTGAACCTCCTGCTCGTATGCTGTTATTGATCCAGAATAAGCAGGGTTACGCCAATCTGTTGGAGTTGATTTCTCAGAGCTTCCAGCTTAATCAGCAGAATGGGATTGCCATAGTCAAGCGCGAATGGCTGGCAGAGAAGAATGCGGGTCTGATTGCGTTATCGGCAGGTGCATACGGCGAAATCGGTATCGCCTTGAATGCTGGCAAGCAGGCTGATGCGGAGCGCATGTTGCAGTTCTGGTTAGGTGTATTTGCTGACCGTTTTTATCTCGAAGTGCAGCGTACCGGACGTAAGGGCGAGGAAAATTGCTTGCACGCCTGTGTGGCGCTGGCTGAGAAATTCCAGGTGCCGTTAGTGGCGACCAATGATGTGGTATTTATCAAGGAAGATGACTTTGAGGCGCATGAAGCGCGCGTCAGTATCAACCAGAGTATGACGCTGGCCGACCCGCGGCGACCAAAGTTGTATTCACAACAACAATATCTGCGCAGTGCAGATGAAATGGCCGAGTTGTTCGCTGATTTGCCTGAGGCGTTGGAGAACAGTGTGGCCATTGCTCGTCGATGTAATATCGATATTCAACTCGGCACTTACTTCCTGCCGGACTACCCGATTCCTGAAGGGGAGACCATTAACTCCTTTTTCTCGCGTATTTCTCACGAAGGTCTGGAATGGCGTCTTCAGAGTCTGTTGGATGCCAATGACCCAGAGTATGCACAGAAAAAGCAGCTTTACGTCGAACGGCTGGATTTTGAGCTTAATACCATCAATCAGATGGGCTTTCCCGGTTACTTTCTGATTGTTATGGACTTTATTCAATGGGGTAAGGACAACGGTATTCCGGTTGGGCCAGGTCGTGGTTCGGGTGCAGGGTCGCTGGTTGCCTATGCATTGAAAATTACCGATCTTGATCCTTTGAAATATGATCTGCTGTTCGAACGTTTTCTCAATCCCGAACGTGTCTCCATGCCTGACTTCGATATCGATTTCTGTATGGATAATCGAGACCGGGTTATCGACTACGTTGCTAACCGTTATGGGCGTAACGCGGTATCGCAGATTATTACCTTCGGTACAATGGCAGCCAAAGCGGTGGTGCGAGATGTTGCTCGTGTGCAGGGGCGGCCTTTTAGCCTTGGCGATAAGCTGTCCAAGCTCATTCCTTTCGAGGTGGGGATGACCCTGAAAAAGGCTTGGGAGCAAGAGGAAGCGCTGCGTGACTTTGTTAATGGTGACGAAGAAGCGCAAGAAATCATGGAAATGGCTTACAAACTGGAAGGTATTACCCGAAATGTTGGTAAGCATGCGGGTGGGGTGGTTATAGCGCCCACCAAGTTGTCGGATTTTGCCCCGCTTTACTGTGAAGCTGATGGTTCTGGGCTCGTCACTCAATATGACAAAGGCGATGTTGAGGAGGCGGGACTGGTCAAGTTTGACTTTCTTGGTCTGCGTACGCTGACCATCATCAACTGGGCATTGGAGACAATCAATGCCATCCATGCCAAGCAGGGCAAGGCACCTCTGGATATTGCCCGTATCGATCTAGAAGACGGCGAAACCTACAAGCTGATGCAGCGAGGTGATACCACGGCAGTATTCCAGCTGGAGTCGCGAGGGATGAAGGAGCTGATCAAGCGTCTGCTCCCCAGCTGCTTTGAAGATATCATCGCCCTGGTGGCGTTGTTCCGCCCGGGTCCTCTGCAGTCTGGCATGGTGGATGACTTCATCAACCGTAAGCATGGGCGGGCAGAGCTGGCCTGGCCCCATCCGGACTACCAGCTGGAGTCGCTCAAACCCGTACTTGAGCCTACGTACGGCATCATCCTCTATCAGGAGCAGGTGATGCAGATCCCGCAGGTGATGGCGGGGTACACGCTGGGTGGTGCGGATCTTCTGCGTCGTGCGATGGGTAAGAAAAAGCCGGAAGAAATGGCCAAGCAGCGCTCGGTATTTCTTGATGGTTGTGCCAGCAATAATATAAGCCTGGATCTGGCGGGTAACATCTTCGATCTTGTAGAAAAGTTTGCTGGCTACGGCTTTAACAAATCTCACTCTGCAGCATACGCTCTGGTGTCCTACCAGACTGCCTGGTTAAAGCGTCATTACCCCGCACCTTTCATGGCCGCAGTGTTGTCTGCGGATATGCATAACCTGGATAAGGTCGTCATTCTCATAGAGGAATGCCGCAACATGAAGCTGGCGTTGGTGTTGCCCGACGTGAATGCTTCCGACTTCATGTTTACCGTGAATGACAAGGGTGAGGTCGTCTACGGATTGGGTGCGATAAAAGGGGTGGGGGAAGGACCTATCGAAGCTATTGTGGAGGCGCGCCGGAGTGGCGGGGCTTTCACTGACCTGTTTGATTTCTGTGAGCGGGTCGGCGCGAAGAAACTTAATAAGCGAGTACTTGAGGCGTTGATTCGCTCTGGCGCGCTGGACAAACTTGGTCCGAGCAGAGCGGTATTGTGGGCTGCCATTGGTGATGCTCTGCAGGCTGCTGATCAGCAGGCACGTAACTCTGACAGTGGTGTGTTTGATCTTTTTGGTGATGTGATTGCTGCCAATGATCACAACACCCTGTACTCCAGCTATTTGTCATTGGAGGAGTGGCCCGACAAGGAACGCCTGAATGGTGAAAAAGATACGTTGGGGCTATTCGTAACAGGACATCCTATTGATGCTTATGAGCATGAACTCAAAGGCATGGTCAAAGTGCGCCTGGCAGACCTGAAACCCAGTCGTGAAAGTCAGTTGCTTGCCGGGCTGGTGGTAGGGGTTCGAACAATGAAAAGCAAAAAGGGGGAAACCCTTGCGTTTGTTACATTGGATGACCGTACTGGCAGGGTAGAGGTATCGGTGTTTGGTGAACTCTATCATCAGCATCGTGAAGTGTTAGGTAAGGATGCTGTCATTCTGATTGAAGGTGATGTCAGTCAGGATGACTTCAGTGGCGGTTTGCGTGTTCGTGCCAAGCGTTTGCTCTCTATCGAGGAGGCACGGGCCCGACATGCCAAGCATCTTGAGCTCAAGCTGTCCTGTGAAGGACTGCAGGCTCGTGAGATACAAGCGATTCAAGCCATGCTTGCTCCCTATCGGGATCAGGAAGGCAACCAGATTCGTATCCATTACAAGCAGCAGGAAGCTGAGGCCTTTGTGGTTTGTGGTGAGAGCTGGCGAGTAAAAGTAGCGGATGAACTGCTGTTATCCCTGACGTCTCAGCTGGGTAAACAGTCAGTAAAACTGGTCTATCGTTGA
- the tilS gene encoding tRNA lysidine(34) synthetase TilS — MKKAGSARLFSSWQTVEPQGLLVGLKHLAPRRLVIAVSGGLDSQVLLHLTWRLASSGGLPCPVEVWHVNHGLQAGANAWQAQVARLAASYGFIYRAFRIAVLPTANVEAGARHARYAAFSAHANSGDVLLLGQHADDQSETLMLRLMRGSGPTGLAAMAEVRASDGVYWVRPMLHIERRQLEEYACQWQLEPIEDPSNASEVYDRNYLRHQVMPRLTQRWPSLNARLRRSIEACDEASSLLQELAELDMRQCGWLAADLSLALPAWAELSQSRQFNVLRCWFLDRGALPPPVSVKAKLSQFVDAADDRQPQLSWEGWQLRRYRQRLYFVPEWLENLSLPQSCVLQARTPLPYGELIVSDVKGRGVRADPQASWEVRFRQGGESWQPSGATHKVSLKHYMQGRGIPPWERALIPLLYCDDELVAVATHPAQGWVAQADECGWWLTWQREHT; from the coding sequence ATGAAAAAAGCCGGGTCTGCCCGGCTTTTTTCATCTTGGCAGACTGTGGAACCTCAAGGGCTTCTGGTGGGGCTAAAGCATCTGGCCCCTCGCAGGTTGGTCATAGCAGTTAGCGGTGGCCTGGATTCACAGGTGTTGCTGCATCTAACCTGGCGCCTTGCCAGCAGTGGTGGCCTACCTTGCCCGGTCGAGGTCTGGCATGTTAATCACGGTCTGCAGGCAGGGGCTAACGCTTGGCAGGCTCAGGTGGCTCGCTTGGCCGCTAGCTATGGTTTTATCTATCGCGCTTTTCGCATAGCTGTTTTGCCCACAGCAAACGTTGAGGCCGGTGCTCGTCATGCACGCTATGCTGCTTTTAGTGCTCACGCCAACTCGGGTGACGTGCTGTTGTTAGGGCAGCATGCCGATGACCAAAGTGAAACCCTTATGCTGAGACTGATGCGTGGTAGTGGCCCGACGGGGTTGGCTGCGATGGCTGAGGTACGTGCTAGTGATGGGGTGTATTGGGTGCGGCCGATGTTGCATATTGAGCGCCGGCAGCTTGAAGAGTATGCCTGTCAGTGGCAACTGGAGCCCATAGAAGATCCGAGCAATGCTTCAGAAGTATATGACCGTAATTATCTGCGTCATCAGGTTATGCCTCGTTTGACGCAGCGCTGGCCATCTTTGAATGCTCGTTTACGGCGATCGATAGAAGCCTGTGATGAGGCTTCATCCTTACTGCAGGAACTGGCGGAGTTGGATATGCGTCAGTGTGGCTGGCTAGCGGCTGATTTGTCGTTGGCGCTGCCTGCATGGGCTGAGTTGAGTCAGTCCAGACAGTTTAATGTGCTGCGCTGTTGGTTTTTGGACCGTGGTGCTTTGCCGCCCCCTGTCTCTGTCAAAGCGAAGTTGTCACAGTTTGTTGATGCCGCTGATGATCGACAGCCGCAGCTGAGCTGGGAAGGCTGGCAATTGCGTCGATATCGGCAGCGGCTGTATTTCGTTCCCGAGTGGCTGGAAAATCTGTCTCTTCCGCAAAGTTGTGTGCTGCAAGCAAGAACACCTTTACCCTACGGCGAGTTGATTGTGAGTGATGTAAAGGGCCGTGGTGTACGTGCTGATCCTCAGGCGAGCTGGGAAGTTCGTTTTCGTCAGGGGGGGGAGTCGTGGCAACCGTCAGGCGCCACGCACAAGGTGAGCCTGAAGCACTATATGCAGGGGCGTGGTATTCCTCCCTGGGAAAGAGCGCTGATACCTTTGCTGTATTGTGACGATGAGCTGGTGGCAGTGGCAACGCATCCTGCTCAGGGGTGGGTCGCTCAGGCGGACGAGTGCGGCTGGTGGTTAACGTGGCAGCGTGAACACACCTGA
- a CDS encoding CTP synthase produces the protein MTRYIFVTGGVVSSLGKGIASASLAAILEARGLKVTMLKLDPYINVDPGTMSPFQHGEVFVTDDGAETDLDLGHYERFIRTHMTQRNNFTTGRVYEHVLRKERRGDYLGGTVQVIPHITDEIKRRVIDGAEGADVALVEIGGTVGDIESLPFLEAVRQLRVELGSERALFMHLTLVPYIATAGETKTKPTQHSVKELRSIGIQPDILVCRSEVTIQAPERRKIALFTNVEERAVISLPDANSIYAIPRMLHEQKLDQIVVDKFRLGCGEADLREWDWVVDREQNPAHQVTIAMVGKYMDLLDAYKSLIEAIKHAGLHANTKVTIKYIDSEQVEREGTTCLEGVSAILVPGGFGERGVEGKIRTVQFARENRIPYLGICLGMQVAVIEFARNVAKLEGANSTEFKPKGPHPVVALITEWVAEDGSVEMRDEGSDLGGTMRLGGQECRLLEGTQAYKCYGSDVISERHRHRYEFNNNYLGRLTNAGLTISGRSMDGALVEVVEVPDHPWFVACQFHPEFTSTPRDGHPLFTGFIQAAVDYSDKQ, from the coding sequence ATGACGCGCTATATTTTCGTCACGGGCGGCGTCGTGTCCTCATTGGGGAAAGGCATTGCCTCTGCCTCTTTGGCCGCGATTCTAGAAGCTCGAGGTCTCAAGGTGACCATGCTCAAACTGGACCCATACATCAACGTGGATCCAGGTACCATGAGCCCCTTCCAGCACGGTGAAGTATTTGTCACCGACGACGGTGCGGAAACTGACTTGGATCTTGGTCACTATGAGCGTTTTATCCGTACCCATATGACGCAACGGAACAACTTCACGACAGGGCGTGTTTACGAGCACGTATTGCGTAAGGAACGTCGCGGCGACTATCTGGGGGGGACCGTTCAGGTTATTCCTCACATTACCGATGAAATCAAACGCCGGGTTATTGATGGTGCCGAAGGTGCCGACGTAGCGCTGGTGGAAATTGGTGGCACTGTCGGTGATATCGAGTCTCTGCCATTTTTGGAAGCCGTTCGCCAACTGCGTGTGGAACTGGGTAGCGAACGAGCACTTTTCATGCACCTGACCCTAGTGCCTTATATCGCCACCGCAGGCGAAACTAAGACGAAACCGACTCAGCATTCGGTGAAAGAATTGCGCTCAATCGGTATTCAGCCGGATATTCTGGTGTGCCGTTCTGAGGTGACTATTCAAGCACCCGAGCGCCGCAAGATCGCTCTGTTCACCAACGTCGAAGAGCGTGCTGTTATCAGTCTGCCTGATGCCAACAGTATTTATGCTATCCCGCGCATGCTGCATGAGCAGAAGCTTGATCAAATCGTGGTTGATAAGTTCCGCCTGGGCTGTGGTGAAGCAGATCTGCGTGAATGGGATTGGGTGGTGGATCGTGAACAAAACCCAGCTCATCAGGTCACCATCGCTATGGTTGGGAAGTACATGGATCTGCTGGACGCATACAAGTCCCTGATCGAGGCGATCAAGCACGCTGGATTGCATGCGAATACTAAAGTTACCATCAAATATATCGACTCTGAACAGGTGGAGCGTGAAGGCACCACCTGTCTGGAAGGCGTATCTGCGATCCTGGTTCCTGGTGGTTTCGGTGAGCGTGGTGTGGAAGGGAAGATTCGTACTGTGCAGTTTGCCCGCGAAAACCGTATACCCTACCTAGGTATCTGTCTGGGAATGCAGGTAGCGGTTATCGAGTTTGCCCGTAACGTTGCCAAGCTGGAAGGCGCCAACAGCACTGAATTCAAACCCAAAGGGCCACATCCCGTTGTTGCTTTGATTACTGAATGGGTCGCAGAAGACGGTTCAGTCGAGATGCGTGACGAGGGCTCTGATCTGGGCGGCACCATGCGCCTGGGTGGTCAGGAGTGCCGTCTACTTGAAGGTACTCAGGCTTACAAATGCTACGGTAGCGATGTCATTAGTGAACGTCACCGTCATCGTTACGAATTTAACAATAACTATCTGGGTCGTTTGACCAATGCAGGTCTGACCATTTCCGGTCGCTCAATGGATGGCGCGTTGGTCGAAGTGGTTGAAGTGCCTGATCATCCCTGGTTTGTGGCCTGCCAATTCCACCCTGAGTTCACCTCTACTCCTCGCGATGGTCATCCGCTGTTTACAGGTTTCATCCAGGCCGCGGTGGACTATTCGGACAAACAATAA
- the eno gene encoding phosphopyruvate hydratase, whose translation MTQIVDIKAREVLDSRGNPTVEADVILSCGTVGSACAPSGASTGSREALELRDGDKSRYLGKGVLTAVKGINTEIRAALLGKDAVNQREIDNIMLALDGTENKARLGANAILAVSLACAKAAAAARNIPLYQHIADINGTPGVYSMPVPMMNILNGGEHADNNVDIQEFMVQPVGAPSFAEALRYGAEIFHNLKKVLSERGLNTAVGDEGGFAPNLGSNEEALVVIQEAVARAGYQLGDNITLALDCASSEFYKDGQYQLSGEGKTFDSAGFVNYLDDLSQKYPIVSIEDGLDESDWAGWAILTQQIGTRVQLVGDDLFVTNTKILKEGIEKSIGNSILIKFNQIGSLSETLDAIKMAKEAGYTAVISHRSGETEDTTIADLAVGTAAGQIKTGSLCRSDRVSKYNRLLRIEEELGDKAVYRGRSEIKGQA comes from the coding sequence ATGACTCAAATCGTCGATATCAAAGCACGTGAAGTTTTGGATTCCCGCGGCAATCCCACTGTCGAAGCGGATGTAATTCTGTCCTGTGGCACTGTTGGCAGTGCCTGTGCCCCTTCTGGCGCATCGACTGGTTCGCGCGAAGCGCTTGAGCTGCGTGATGGCGATAAGAGCCGTTATCTAGGCAAAGGTGTTCTTACCGCAGTGAAGGGTATCAACACTGAAATTCGCGCAGCCTTGCTGGGCAAGGATGCGGTGAATCAGCGTGAAATCGATAACATCATGCTGGCCCTTGATGGGACCGAGAACAAAGCCCGCCTTGGCGCCAATGCTATTCTGGCTGTTTCTCTGGCATGTGCCAAAGCAGCGGCTGCCGCCAGGAATATCCCGCTGTATCAGCATATCGCCGATATTAACGGTACCCCTGGTGTGTACTCCATGCCTGTACCTATGATGAACATCCTCAATGGTGGAGAACATGCTGACAACAACGTGGACATTCAGGAGTTCATGGTACAGCCTGTAGGCGCTCCAAGCTTTGCTGAAGCACTGCGCTACGGTGCAGAGATTTTCCATAACCTGAAAAAGGTCTTGTCTGAGCGCGGCCTGAATACTGCGGTCGGTGATGAGGGTGGATTTGCGCCTAATCTGGGTTCCAACGAAGAAGCGCTGGTTGTCATTCAGGAGGCGGTGGCCCGCGCTGGGTATCAGCTGGGTGACAACATCACCCTGGCGCTGGACTGTGCTTCTTCTGAGTTCTATAAAGATGGTCAGTATCAGCTTTCTGGCGAAGGTAAGACCTTTGATTCTGCGGGCTTCGTGAACTATCTGGATGATCTGTCGCAGAAATATCCTATCGTTTCTATCGAAGACGGTCTGGATGAGTCTGACTGGGCAGGTTGGGCGATTCTGACCCAACAGATTGGTACCCGCGTTCAGTTGGTTGGTGATGACCTGTTTGTAACCAATACCAAGATCCTGAAAGAAGGCATTGAGAAGAGTATCGGCAACTCCATTCTGATCAAGTTCAACCAGATCGGTTCGCTGTCTGAAACGCTTGATGCGATCAAAATGGCCAAAGAGGCTGGATATACCGCAGTAATCTCTCACCGTTCAGGTGAGACTGAAGACACCACTATTGCTGATCTGGCAGTGGGTACCGCTGCCGGGCAGATCAAGACAGGTTCTTTGTGCCGTTCTGATCGTGTATCCAAGTACAACCGTCTTCTGCGTATCGAGGAAGAACTGGGCGACAAAGCTGTTTATCGCGGTCGTTCAGAGATCAAAGGTCAGGCATAA